GCTTGCAATATACGACCTCCTCAAATGCCGGTTTTATAACCGGACTTAGCGTTGTTATCGTCCCCGCTTTAGTCGCTGCCACTACACGCAAACTACCCAGCCGCAGTTTACTACTGGGTGTCCTGTGTGCCTTAGCCGGACTGGGATTCCTCTCTTTAGGGAACGGCTTTCAGCTCAATAATGGTGACCTGATGATTCTTATTTGCGCCATCAGCTTTGCACTGCAGATTTTTTTCGTGGGGCGTTATGCACCTCAGGCCAATGCCACAGTCTTAGCCAGCATTCAGATTCTCACGGTGAGCCTTCTCAGCGGTTTTGCTTCCCTGCTTTTACCTCAGCCAACCATCTACTTCAGCTCCACTGCCTGGTACGCTTTGTTGGTTACGGCTATACCGGCGACGTCACTGGCGTTCTTTGTTCAGTCCAAAATGCAGCAGTTTACAACCCCTACCCATACAGCTCTTATTTTTTCAATGGAGCCGGTTTTCGCTGCCGTTTCAGCCTTTTTCCTGGCCGGTGAACTCTTAACTGCCAAAGGTTATTTTGGTGCAGCCTTAGTTCTTATCGGTATGCTGATTGCCGAATTTAGTGGATCGAAACACGAACAACTGTCACAATAAAGATGAAATAAAATACGCCTCCCATGAGCAACGTGGTTGGCAGGATTCCCCCCCGGCGCCGCAAGGAAATGTAAGGTATCATCGCCGCTCCTATAGCTAAGAGCGCGCTCCATAAGGCTAAGAAATCCAGTTTCCAGGAGGTAAGGGCTATGCCGATGGCTGGGATGACAGAACTTTGAAATACCATAGCCCCTGTTAAATTTCCCATGGCTAAGGTATCCTTGCCTTTCCGAATCCAAAGTACACTGTTAAATTTTTCCGGTAACTCTGTGGCTATGGGC
This Desulfosporosinus orientis DSM 765 DNA region includes the following protein-coding sequences:
- a CDS encoding DMT family transporter, whose translation is MKLNKSHWADLSLLLVTFVWGSTFVIVKWAIADLPPFPFLAVRFALAFVSLLPFLWFQKAHLNKTSILQGAATGIFLFSGYAWQTIGLQYTTSSNAGFITGLSVVIVPALVAATTRKLPSRSLLLGVLCALAGLGFLSLGNGFQLNNGDLMILICAISFALQIFFVGRYAPQANATVLASIQILTVSLLSGFASLLLPQPTIYFSSTAWYALLVTAIPATSLAFFVQSKMQQFTTPTHTALIFSMEPVFAAVSAFFLAGELLTAKGYFGAALVLIGMLIAEFSGSKHEQLSQ